GAAAAACACAGCAAAGAACTCGAATCATGGCAAGACGCAGGCCGTATGTTCTACCGCATCACAGGGCCACTCTGCAAAGGCTTTATTACCAACGAGTTTGTCTATTACGAATACGAAAAACCATTCCATGCTATTGTGCGTAGCCAGCAAGGCAATACCGCTGTGCTGGAAATTGTTAAAGACTATTCCCAAAGCAAAAATAATATCTGGGGCATCACCGCGCGCAACCGTGAACAGAATTTCGCGCTGAATCTGTTGATGGACCCAAACGTAGATTTCATCACATTGTTAGGTCAAGCAGGCACAGGAAAAACCTTGTTGACTCTAGCTTCTGCACTCACACAAACACTGGATAAAAAGATTTACAGCGAAATCATCATGACTCGAGTTACTGTTCCAGTTGGTGAAGACATTGGTTTCTTGCCAGGTACGGAAGAAGAGAAAATGGCGCCATGGATGGGTGCACTGGAAGATAATCTGGATGTTTTGAATAAGTCTGATGAAGAAGCTGGTGAGTGGGGGCGTGCTGCAACACAAGATTTGATCCGCACCCGCATCAAAATTAAATCATTGAACTTCATGCGTGGCCGTACCTTCTTACATAAATTCCTGATCATTGATGAAGCACAAAACTTAACGCCTAAACAGATGAAAACCTTGATTACTCGGGCTGGCCCAGGTACTAAAGTAGTCTGCCTTGGTAACATTGCGCAGATCGATACACCTTACTTAACAGAAGGTAGTTCAGGTTTAACCTACGTAGTAGATCGCTTTAAAGGCTGGGAACACAATGGCCATGTCACACTAGTGCGTGGTGAGCGTTCACGTTTGGCAGATTTTGCCGCAGAAGCCTTGTAAAAAGGCTATCAACAAAAAGCTTTTCGGGGATGAGAAGAACACCTGATGTTTGGGTGGCGATGTAACCTATGAATTTCGGCTTCTATATTATATTAGCGGCGCAGTTTTTATCTGCGCTCGCTGATAATGCATTACTTTTTACTGCAATCGCCTTGCTCCGTGAGTTAAGTGCGCCTGATTGGCACGAACCTCTGTTGCTGCAGTTCTTTGTAATTTCATACATTATCTTGGCACCAGTTGTCGGCTCATTTGCCGATGCCTATCCCAAAGGTAATGTCATGTTCGTCGCCAATGCCATCAAGTTCGTAGGCAGTATTTCCATGATATTTGGCATGCCACCGCTATTTGCCTATGGCATTGTAGGTATAGGCGCGGCGGCTTACTCCCCTGCCAAATATGGCATTCTCACTGAATATTTACCTTCTAATATGCTAGTGAAAGCCAATGGCTGGATGGAAGGTTCGACTGTTATGGCAATTGTATTGGGGGCCATACTCGGCGCCGTATTGCCTAATATCAGCATTCAAATCTCGTTAGCAATTATTACGCTACTCTATATGGTGGCGGCTATTTTCAATATCTATATCCCCAAGTTGCCACTTGATCATAAGTTATCCAAGCGCAACCCGCTCTACGTGCTCAAAGATTTCAGCCATTCATTCAAAGCACTATGGTGTGACCCGCAAGGACAAGTCTCGCTAGCTGTTACGACCTTATTCTGGGGTGTAGGCGCTACATTGCGCTTTGTGGTGATCGCATGGGCGGCGTATGCCCTAGGATTTAACCAGAGCGAAGGCACATACCTGACAGTAGTTGTTGCAGTTGGTATTGCCATAGGTTCGGTGATTGCAGCTAGCATGATCAAGCTGGAAGAATCGGTGAAAGTACTGCCTGCGGGCATCGTCATGGGCTTGCTAGTGATCTCGATGATATTCATTACTGAGTGGCATATTGCATGCCTGCTATTAGTGGCTATCGGCATACTAAGTGGATTCTTTGTCGTTCCCTTAAATGCACTTCTACAGCATCGCGGACATTTATTGATTGGCGCAGGTCACTCAATCGCCGTACAAAACTTTAACGAGAATCTAGGAATTTTGATATTAAGTGGCGCTTATACCCTGATGGTAAAAGCAGGGATCCCGATCAACCTGATTGTTGTGTCATTTGGCTTGTTTGTAAGCCTGAGCATGGCAGGCATCTACCGTATATATCGCAAACAAATTAATGCACCAACCTAAAAGTACACCCAATAAAAAAGCCTCAGATTGTTGTCTGAGGCTTTTTTATTGGATGCTTCTATACTAATAATCCGTACTTAGTGCAGCTTGATTTTAGCTTCCGTTCTTCTGGTGATAATACGTGCAAGCGTCTGCAGGAATACCACAAAAAATCCATGTAATGCCATCAAGTGCATTTTATAAAGCGACTGATACATGATGCGCGCGAATAAGCCCTCAATAAACAAACTGCCGCCATCAAGCGTGCCCATCAGATTACCTACTGTTGTGTAATGTCCAAGGTTCACTAATGAGCCATAGTCACGATAGGTATATTCTGGTAATGCTTTCCCAGCAATCCTGTTCTTCACTGTTTTGACCAGCATAGAGGCCTGTTGGTGAGCGGATTGTGCTCTAGGTGGCACGTTACTGTCATGGCCTGGCCACGGGCAGGCAGCACAATCGCCAAAGGCAAAAATACTGTCATCCAGTGTGGTCTGCAGAGTACGTTTCACCACGAGCTGATTGATACGATTTGCCTCTAAACCATCGAGATTACTAAGGAAATCTGGTGCTTTGATACCTGCAGCCCAGACAACCAGTTCAGAAGGAATGAACCTGCCACTATGCGTGTAAACGCCCTTTTCTGTCACCTCGGTCACACGCTCACCAGTGTAAACATGCACACCCAGTTTGTTCAATTCCAACTTCACAGAGTCAGACAAGCGCGGTGGCAAAGCAGGCAAAACGCGATCGCTAGCTTCAATAATAGAAATTTTGATGTCACGATCTGGGTTAATCTTATCCATGCCGTAGGCTGTTAATTCGCGGGTGGTATTGTGCAGCTCTGCAGACAGCTCAACGCCTGTAGCGCCAGCACCAACAATCACTACTTCCAGCTGACCTTCTTTAACTGGCTCAACTTGGGTTTGTGCACGCACAACAGCATTATGTAATCGGCGATGAAAACGCTCA
This genomic window from Methyloradius palustris contains:
- a CDS encoding NAD(P)/FAD-dependent oxidoreductase; translation: MSSDSSSRLHHVVIVGGGAGGLELATRLGDKLGKKGKAEITLIDRTRTHIWKPLLHEIAAGSMDPDKHQLEYIAQAHWHHFRYRLGSMDGIDRAKKEVYITPYYDDEGMEIIPRRTFKYDTLIIAIGSTTNDFGIKGASEYSIALDTQNQAERFHRRLHNAVVRAQTQVEPVKEGQLEVVIVGAGATGVELSAELHNTTRELTAYGMDKINPDRDIKISIIEASDRVLPALPPRLSDSVKLELNKLGVHVYTGERVTEVTEKGVYTHSGRFIPSELVVWAAGIKAPDFLSNLDGLEANRINQLVVKRTLQTTLDDSIFAFGDCAACPWPGHDSNVPPRAQSAHQQASMLVKTVKNRIAGKALPEYTYRDYGSLVNLGHYTTVGNLMGTLDGGSLFIEGLFARIMYQSLYKMHLMALHGFFVVFLQTLARIITRRTEAKIKLH
- a CDS encoding PhoH family protein → MTKKLAGSTKLFVLDTNVLMHDPSSLFRFEEHDIYVPMVTLEELDNNKKGMTEVARNARQASRNLEEIVGTNLTKLEEGCPLSINGNKHISGRLFLQTEEISVVLPGLAGSKADNQILGVVLDQQKKHADRQVILVSKDINIRIKARAIGVLAEDYFNDKVLEDTDLLYTGMKELPANFWEKHSKELESWQDAGRMFYRITGPLCKGFITNEFVYYEYEKPFHAIVRSQQGNTAVLEIVKDYSQSKNNIWGITARNREQNFALNLLMDPNVDFITLLGQAGTGKTLLTLASALTQTLDKKIYSEIIMTRVTVPVGEDIGFLPGTEEEKMAPWMGALEDNLDVLNKSDEEAGEWGRAATQDLIRTRIKIKSLNFMRGRTFLHKFLIIDEAQNLTPKQMKTLITRAGPGTKVVCLGNIAQIDTPYLTEGSSGLTYVVDRFKGWEHNGHVTLVRGERSRLADFAAEAL
- the lplT gene encoding lysophospholipid transporter LplT; the protein is MNFGFYIILAAQFLSALADNALLFTAIALLRELSAPDWHEPLLLQFFVISYIILAPVVGSFADAYPKGNVMFVANAIKFVGSISMIFGMPPLFAYGIVGIGAAAYSPAKYGILTEYLPSNMLVKANGWMEGSTVMAIVLGAILGAVLPNISIQISLAIITLLYMVAAIFNIYIPKLPLDHKLSKRNPLYVLKDFSHSFKALWCDPQGQVSLAVTTLFWGVGATLRFVVIAWAAYALGFNQSEGTYLTVVVAVGIAIGSVIAASMIKLEESVKVLPAGIVMGLLVISMIFITEWHIACLLLVAIGILSGFFVVPLNALLQHRGHLLIGAGHSIAVQNFNENLGILILSGAYTLMVKAGIPINLIVVSFGLFVSLSMAGIYRIYRKQINAPT